The genomic DNA ACAAAATCACCGTCGGCATGATCGCCGTGGGCGCGCGGGCACACGGGCTCATCGATCTGATGCAGCGGTATCCCGACGTAGAAATCGTTGCGGTTTGCGATGCCTATAAGGGCCGCATCGAACGCGCAATCAGCCGGACGGAAGGACGAGCGAAAGCGATCGCCGATTATCGCGAAATGATTCAACGCGCCGACATCGACGCCGTTGTCATCTCTTCGCCGGATCACTGGCACTACAGGCATTCGGTGGACACTTTGAACGCCGGCAAACATGCCTACATCGAAAAACCGCTGACCTACACGATCGACGAGGGGATGGAGATCGTAAAGGCTCAGAAGAAGAATGGGCTGGCCGTTCAGGTGGGTAGCCCCGGCCCCAATAGCATACTGGCCACGCAAGCCCGCGACATGATCGCTGCCGGCAAACTCGGCCAGGTAACCATGATCCGGGCGTATAACAACCGCAACACGGCCTCCGGCGCATGGATCTACCCCATTCCACCCGATGCGTCGCCGGAAACGGTAGACTGGAACCTCTTCCTGGGCTCCGCGCCCAAGCTCCCCTACGACGACGAACGCTTTTTCCGCTGGAGATGTTATCGGGACTATTCAGGGGGGATATCCACCGATCTCTTCGTACACACCTGCACCACCATCAATTACATCATGGGCGCCGATATGTGCGACAGCGTAGCCGCCATGGGGGGCCTCTATCGGTGGAAGGATAGTCGCGATGTGTCCGATACCATCAATGCATCGTTGAGATATCCCCAGGGATTTATGGTCTCTCTGAGCGGGACGGCGAACAACGAGGGCGGCGGAGGAGAGGGCATGCAGATTCTGGGTACCGAAGGCACCCTGATCCTGGGGCGCGACCTGACATTCATTCCGGAACGGGTCAATGAAGACAATGGCTGGATCGTGAATAGCTGGCCGGAGCAGTTAGAAAAAGACTATTACGCGGATCTGGCGACGCTGCATGAAGAACGCCCGGCGACCCGCCCGGCCGGCATCCGCGAGGGGAGGGAGGTCTACTCCTCGGAAGGAATGGATGGCATGTACTCCCACATGCTGGAATTCTTTGATGCCGTTCGGAATGGCACGCCCACGAAAGAGGATGCCCTGGTCGGGCATCATGCCGCTGCCTGCGCGCATATGATAAACCAGTCAATCGATTCGGGACGCACGGTGCATTGGGACCCATCGACGCACGGGCTGGCGACATCGGAGTGAGGCCGAGCAGTATGTATCCGAGCTTGTAGAGAGGATAACCCATAGCAGCGAAACCACTACATGTCTTACATTTACACCTGGTAGGTCATGTGTGAGGCCGATGGCCATTTCACCAGAACAGAACTGGAGCGCCGTGTCGGGCGCCTCGTAACGGCGCCCGATCCTCCTTTCTCAAGACGTTTTTCTCTGCTTCGCCGTCTACGCGCTGACCGTGTTCCTCCCCATTCGAAGGGTCTCGGCGGCGCATTCGACCCGCGAGCGGCCGCCTCCAGCCAGGCCATGATTTCTTCCGGGGTCTGTGGATGA from Rhodothermales bacterium includes the following:
- a CDS encoding Gfo/Idh/MocA family oxidoreductase, whose product is MTYLAPKSCCKGYPTLLLLQVMPTCFALLQFQLPMWEAGVILGYRAPNSPLSKLQTLILTAMSSSNVNRRDFMRLSALGTTVLGMGVNPFEASARPVAPSDKITVGMIAVGARAHGLIDLMQRYPDVEIVAVCDAYKGRIERAISRTEGRAKAIADYREMIQRADIDAVVISSPDHWHYRHSVDTLNAGKHAYIEKPLTYTIDEGMEIVKAQKKNGLAVQVGSPGPNSILATQARDMIAAGKLGQVTMIRAYNNRNTASGAWIYPIPPDASPETVDWNLFLGSAPKLPYDDERFFRWRCYRDYSGGISTDLFVHTCTTINYIMGADMCDSVAAMGGLYRWKDSRDVSDTINASLRYPQGFMVSLSGTANNEGGGGEGMQILGTEGTLILGRDLTFIPERVNEDNGWIVNSWPEQLEKDYYADLATLHEERPATRPAGIREGREVYSSEGMDGMYSHMLEFFDAVRNGTPTKEDALVGHHAAACAHMINQSIDSGRTVHWDPSTHGLATSE